A stretch of DNA from Equus asinus isolate D_3611 breed Donkey chromosome 20, EquAss-T2T_v2, whole genome shotgun sequence:
CTTATCACAAGCACAAGTAAAAATTGATATATATCAAGGAATTCTAAACTCATATTTTCTTGACATGGAAGCTGATTAGCAGTGATTCTTCTTACAGACTTGACTTTAGTCcgttaaaaacaaagaaatactgaGTCAGAACAACTCAAAGTAAATTTTCATGGAATAATGTATTGTTATTATGTCAAAAAACTTTGTATTAAAACAGTGATCTCTAAAGCCAATTAAAAAGTATCCTTATGTTATGTCTATAAAGTATGTACAAATAATGATTATTTAAAgttactcaaaatatttaaaaagaacataataaataaaatttactataATGTTCATAAATCCTTACTAAAACCAATATGTTACCTAGAATGATAATTAGTGGTATTTTCAATGACAATTATTTACAACTCCATAATAGACAGCAGAAGATCCTTTCTCCTATGCTCTGGGGAATGTATAATCCCTGATgagaaattaatatttactgcCAAAATTAGGATGCAAATACAGATAACACTTCCTTCCCTGCAGAGCTTATCATGATGGGAAAGTCCTAAGGAAGACCTACACTTGGATTTCTAATAATggccaaaagaattaaaaacctTAAGAAATGCCATGTGCCTATGACGTGGTGACTCAGATGTCAAGTCTGTGGTTTCCCTTCACACTATCTTGGTAAATTTATAACTGCAAGTTTTATCAACATTTCAGAATGACTTGAACGTTCAGACTATGAGATCAATACTATGACTCTTTTGCCAATAAAAGGAGAAGTTTATGGGACGACATCTGCTCAGCTATGATATCTCCAAagtcagttctttttctgggacGCTGGAGGTGAAACACAAAAAGTGTCAGCACTGTGTTCTCTCAATGGAAGGAGAGTGAGTTaatcaagtttttatttctctctctgttgctgaaaaatatttatattgaataACAAGAAACCTCAAATATATGGAGCTCTGACTGTGTTGTCTGTGTTGTTCTCAACATAACTCTTTGTGTTGGCTTCATCCTCAGTCCAGTTGCAGGAGAACTTTAGCAGTTCCAAATGACACATCGAGAACATAGCAAcatcagaggaggaagaaatctgttattttccttaaaaaattttattgaaatatacaaTACATATAGAAAAGTTTACGTGTCATAATAAGTATACAACTTGAAACATTTTCACAACTTAACAACTAATCAGCACTCAACTATGTTTCTCTTTTATGCCATCCTACAAAACCAGGGAAATAACTTTCACCTTCCTTTATTCATTCTCTGTCTACTTAGAATGGAACGGAGGAGGGGAATGTGTAGAAACACAAGAGTGTATGATTAATTATAAAACGTAGGCTACCAAGGCTTTCCTCAATACCTGTTATCAATTACTGACTTCATGAATTCTTGTAGTAAAGTATTTGGAAAACCTGTAAACTGTGAAAGACTTCTTTTTAGGAAGCAGAATGTCTGTGTGGTCTCTGTCCTAGAGGAATCCTCTCTCTCGATGGTCATCACAGTGGAACTGAGTTATCTAGTTGGGTACTGGAAACAAGAGAAGGAACTAGGAAGTGAAGGATCAGATAAATGATAAGGAGTGATTTGGGATACATTCCCACTTCTGAAGCTCATCAACAGTTAGGTTTGTTCCTCAGCTACTCCATCTCTCTATCTTCTAGTAAAGATAAGAGCAGTTGTTTGACACATGCAGTTCATGCAACAAAAGAAAGAGTGACTTGaggtcatgcactgcataacaacatttcggtcaatgacagactgtatatatgatggtggtcccatagtATTAGCACCATAAAGTCCAGGTACGTGGtcggctataccatctaggtttgtgtaaattcACACAATAGCGTTCACACAAGGATGAACTCACCTAATAacgcatttctcaaaacatatccgtgttgttaagcaacgcatgactgtaaaTGTTGAAGGATGTGCAGGAGTACATTCAGACCCTATGAAGCAGAGAAGGACTTATTTAATTTCTGCCAGTCTGAGTCCCCTTCTCATAAATGAGAGATTGTATGAACAGAGCTGGGTTCTCTATTAATGGGATTTTGTTCTGTTCTCACAGATTTCCAAAGTTGAGAATGCTGACTGGAAATGACTCCATAGTGACTGAATTTATTCTTGCCGGATTAACAGACAATCCAGAGCTCCAGAAACCCCTCTTTTACCTGTTTCTAATGATATACATTGTCACCATGGTGGGCAACCTTGGCTTGATCACTCTTATTGGTTTAAATTCtcacctccacacccccatgtactatTTCCTCTTCAACCTATCCTTCATTGATCTCTGTTACTCTTCTGTTTTCACCCCCAAAATGCTGATGAACTTTGTATCAAAAAAGAATATCATCTCCTATGTCGGGTGCATGACTCagctcttcttctttctcttttttgtcatCTCTGAATGCTATATGTTGACCTCAATGGCTtatgatcgctatgtggccatctgtaatcCATTGCTGTATAAGGTCACCATGTCCCATCAGGTCTGTTTCGTGCTAACTTTGGCTGCATATGTGATGGGATTTGCTGGAGCCACTGCCCACACAGGGTGCATGCTTAGACTAACCTTCTGTAATGCTAATATCATCAACCATTACTTGTGTGAtatccttcccctcctccaactCTCTTGCACCAGCACCTATGTCAATGAGGTAGTAGTTCTCATTGTAGTGGGAATTAATATCACAGTACCAAGTAttaccattttaatttcttatgtCTTTATCATTACTAGCATTTTTCATATCAAATCCTCTCAAGGAAGATCAAAAGCTTTCAGCACCTGTAGCTCCCATATCATcgctctgtctcttttttttggaTCAGCAGCTTTCATGTATCTTAAATATTCTTCTCCTGGATCCATGGACCTGGGAAAAATGTCTTCTGTATTTTATACTAATGTAGTGCCTATGGTCAATCCTTTGATCTACAGTTTGAGGAACAAGGATATCAAAGTTTCACTGAGGAAGGTCCTGTTCAAAATCCAGAGGAGGAAAATATTCTAATTCAAAGTTGCAATAATGTAAAgaaattcaatttttcatttaatttttattggtgTTTTTATTGGACTTTTTCAAGAGCATGTGGGTATAACCATGTTGCTCCTGCAGATTGTGTGATATGTGGTGTAATGAATGTCTAATTATTTTCCTTATAGCTGATCTTGCCTTATTTTTCTGAGTATCTATTGCACCTCATACTAATTTACTAAGTAACTAAGAACATGTTTATAAAATGAACAATTGTActgatctttttttctccatattttctctTGGGTTATTCCTAATATGGACAAATAAGGTTTCGTAAGTCACGGAATGTTAAAATTACAGCTTGCTGACCAAAACACAGAAATGCTAAATACTATAGAAGCATTCCCATTCTTATGAATATTACTGCTAGACTAGGCAACAGGATTCAATGAAATGTCTTCATTATAAACTCTGTATTTAGCTTAAAGTATAATCAGATCcttctgatcttttctttttgttctatttttatcaccaactttctttttatattctgtccTTTCTTGTTCCCTTTGAGAATGGCAAAATCTGTACTTCACGTCATCTGCTTTTGAGAGTCTTTATCAGCACAGTTCACTTAATATTGAAGAGAGTACATATTACTCCACCTTTTATTGCAAAAGATAGTATTAATGGAGTATGATTAAAGGCGTACTTTATATATGTATCTTAGGATCTCATTAAGGTGGGGAAATTGATTTATTATAAATTTCACATTCATTATATCTAAAATGacatcaaatatttgaaaaggagCATGTAGTTCTAACTGTAGAACTTTGTTATTTATCTCTTGTAAAAATATACTTCATATTAAGTTAGGAGAAACATGTTCCACATTGTTTTACTTATCTAATGAGATTTACCATTAAAAAAGGTGTATattgggcctggccctgtggcctagtggctaagttcccCGAGCTCCATTTCAGcagtttacaggtttggatcccagctgcggacctactccactcgccAACCACGCTGTGGAAGTgtcccaaatacaaaaaaaaaaaaaaaaaaaaaataggggaggattggcacagatgttagctcagtgctagtCTTCctacagcaaaaagaggaggattggcagtggatattaactcagggtgaatcttcctcagaaaaaagataaaaggtatatattaatgataataaactATATTCCTAGCAACATTTTGTGAACTTATTTAAACCTGTATTTGGTCCatttgggttgctataacaaaataccacagactccgtagcttataaacaatagaaatttatttctcacacttctggagactGGAACTCCAAGATCAGAATGCCAACATAAATGAGTGAGGACTCTCACCTGTATCATGCATTTCTTATTACAGCCTCACATGGAGGAATGGGTCAGTGATCTCTTTGGAGTCTCTTTTATATGGcagtaatcccattcatgagggttccgtCCTTTATGACTTCAATATCTCTTAAATGGCCCATCTCCCAATATCATCACCTTTCGTGGTTAAGATTTCATAGCACCTTGTCttacaaataagataataaacatatttaaagtagatgctatttcttttaatttctctgtttctccaatgcttttcccatttttatatttAGGATGTCAGATATACTTCAAAGGCAAGAGATACTTATTGAATTGTGTTATCTTGTTTAAATAACCACAATAATTAtatcattataaataataattgatcaaatataataatagataacaataatagataaataaataaaaaataacttttgggTACAATTTATTTTGGGGGGGCATACTGTGGCAGCCATGGACGGACTGTTCAGCTCTCTTTATGAGGAGCATCATTGATGAAAGTCTACAGCTGATACTCCTTTGGATCCACCATAGTGTTCAGGTAGAGCCTATACTTACTCTGAGATTTCCCTAACCATGGCTTACCGTGGTGGGTAATACAGGAACTGCCTAGTTTCTGTATAACGTGCGTCTCCTCTGAGAGGCAATCTTTGCTTAAGCACTCCTTATCATACTTACTGACACTTCTTAGAACTGCACTGTGTTCTGAGATTTTCCTACTcaatcctcccttctctctctcctttcttgggTGTCAGCCTTTCATCCTGGTCTGAAGGCCTTTATCACAGACTCCCACTCTCTCCTATTTTATGGTTCACAGACATGTACCACAATAAGTGACTTACAAGTCTAATCATTTCTTGGCATCTGTTTCTTGGCAAACTCTAAATTACACAGAGGACTTACataa
This window harbors:
- the LOC106836026 gene encoding olfactory receptor 8B3 isoform X2; the protein is MLTGNDSIVTEFILAGLTDNPELQKPLFYLFLMIYIVTMVGNLGLITLIGLNSHLHTPMYYFLFNLSFIDLCYSSVFTPKMLMNFVSKKNIISYVGCMTQLFFFLFFVISECYMLTSMAYDRYVAICNPLLYKVTMSHQVCFVLTLAAYVMGFAGATAHTGCMLRLTFCNANIINHYLCDILPLLQLSCTSTYVNEVVVLIVVGINITVPSITILISYVFIITSIFHIKSSQGRSKAFSTCSSHIIALSLFFGSAAFMYLKYSSPGSMDLGKMSSVFYTNVVPMVNPLIYSLRNKDIKVSLRKVLERKIF
- the LOC106836026 gene encoding olfactory receptor 8B3 isoform X1; translated protein: MLTGNDSIVTEFILAGLTDNPELQKPLFYLFLMIYIVTMVGNLGLITLIGLNSHLHTPMYYFLFNLSFIDLCYSSVFTPKMLMNFVSKKNIISYVGCMTQLFFFLFFVISECYMLTSMAYDRYVAICNPLLYKVTMSHQVCFVLTLAAYVMGFAGATAHTGCMLRLTFCNANIINHYLCDILPLLQLSCTSTYVNEVVVLIVVGINITVPSITILISYVFIITSIFHIKSSQGRSKAFSTCSSHIIALSLFFGSAAFMYLKYSSPGSMDLGKMSSVFYTNVVPMVNPLIYSLRNKDIKVSLRKVLFKIQRRKIF